The following DNA comes from Ornithinimicrobium avium.
CGCAGCACCTCCACGGCCGCAATGAACTGGTCGAGGTCGACGTGCAGCACCCAGGCCGGCACGGTCACCTCAGCCGAGCCGCTCCAGCTCCTCGCGGACGGCGACCAGGCCGTCCCAGAGCTCCACGAACCGCGTCGACAGCGGCGCCAGGCCGAGCCGCAACCCGTCGGGGGCACGGAAGTCGGGGATGACGCCACGGCGCCACAGCCGTCGGTTGACCTCGGCGAACCGCGGGTGACGCAGGGTGATGTGCCCGCCGCGTCGCTCGTGGGCCTTCGGGCTGGCGATCGTCACGCCGAGGTCGGCGGGCCAGGACTCCACGACCGACCAGGCCAGGTCGGTCAGCCTCAGCGACTTGGCGCGCACCGCCTCGATCCCTGCCTCGGCGAGCATCTCCACGCCCATCCGCACCGGGACCATGGCCAGCACCGGCGCGGTGCCGCTCACCAGCGAGCGCACGCCCGGCTCGGGCTGGTAGCCCTGCTCCATGAGGAACTGGTCGCGCCGCCCCCACCAACCCTGGACCGGCTGGCGCAGTGTCGGTATGTCGTGCAGCCGGGCCGCGAGGTAGGCGTGCGCGGGCGCTCCCGGCCCGCCGTTGAGGTACTTGTAGTCGCAGCCCACGGCCGCGTCCCACCGCCACCGGTCGGCCCTGATCGGCACCGAGCCGGCGGAGTGGCAGGTGTCCCACAGGACCATCCCGCCGGCCCGGTGCACCACCTTGGTGATCGCCTCGGCGTCGGCGACCCAGCCGGAGCGGTAGGCCACGTGCGAGAGCAGCACGACCGCGGTGCGGTCGCCGACCATGCCGGCGACCAGCTCCGGGGTGACGCCTGCGGCGAGGTCGACGTCGATCCAGCGCAACGTCATACCCCGTTCGGCGGCGACGCCCTCGGCGACGTAG
Coding sequences within:
- a CDS encoding kynureninase, with the translated sequence MNAPTTGQRTPTRADAEALDAADPLAAYPDRFERAEGVVAYLDGNSLGRPVVGAAEEMARFVREDWGTRLIRSWDEGWMTWPEDLGDLVGRAALGACPGQTVVADSTTVLLYKMLRALADHQVALDPARTEIVLDRDNFPTDRYVAEGVAAERGMTLRWIDVDLAAGVTPELVAGMVGDRTAVVLLSHVAYRSGWVADAEAITKVVHRAGGMVLWDTCHSAGSVPIRADRWRWDAAVGCDYKYLNGGPGAPAHAYLAARLHDIPTLRQPVQGWWGRRDQFLMEQGYQPEPGVRSLVSGTAPVLAMVPVRMGVEMLAEAGIEAVRAKSLRLTDLAWSVVESWPADLGVTIASPKAHERRGGHITLRHPRFAEVNRRLWRRGVIPDFRAPDGLRLGLAPLSTRFVELWDGLVAVREELERLG